The sequence AACGCCGGCTTCGGGTCCGTGTACCGCTGATAGAAGGGCTCGACGCCGATCTCGAGCGCGCCGCGGAGCGGGCCGTCGCCACCGAAGCTCTCGAAGGGCAGGAGCGACGTGCGGACCCCGAGGTTGAAGAGTTCGAGGTTGCTCTGCGTGCGGTGCCGTTCGAGGTTGAACTGTGCGCCGCGGCCGCCCTCGACCGAGAGGACGTAGGTACCCTTCGCGAAGGTCTGCGTGTTGTCGAACGCCGCCGCCGGCGCGGCGAGCGCCCAGAGCGCCAGGACCCCCGCGGCGAGCCCGGTCCACCGGTTCACGGTTCGATGAGCACCTTGAGCGCCTCGCCCTTTGCCATGAGGTCGAGCGCCTGCCTGACGGCCTCGAGCGGCATCCGGTGGGTGATCAGGCCGTCGGGCACCAGCACCCCGGACTCCATGAGGTCCACCGCCCGGCGGATCAGCTCGGGCGTGTGATGGAACGCCCCCAGGAGCGTCAACTCTTCGTAATGCGCCCGGCGCGTGTCCAACGTGATCGACGTGCCGGGCGCACAGCCTCCAAAGAATACCACGCTGCCCCCGCGGCCCGTCGCGTCCACGGCCTCTTCCCACACCTCCGGGTGCCCCGTCGCGTCGATCGCGACCTCGGCGCCGCGGCCTCCGGTCAGGCTGCGGATGGCGCCGACGACGTCCTCGGTTCCGGTCGCGTCGAGGCACTCCCCGATGCCGAGCTCGCGGACCCGGTCGAGCCGCCACCCGGCCTTGCCCACGAGCACGACCCGCGCCTTCCGGGCGACCGCCGCGAGGCCCAGGAGACAGCCGAGGGGGCCCACGCCGAAGATCACCACCGTCTGACCGGACTCGACCCGCGCGCGCTCGACGCCGAGGAGCGCGCACGCGAGCGGCTCGGCGAACGCCGCGCGCGCCGCGGAGAGCCCGCGTCCCAGGGGCACGACGTTCTTCGCGACGAGACGCGGGGGCAGGGCGATGAACTCGCCGTAGGCGCCGTTGACGAACAGGAGGTCCTCGCACAGGTTCGGTCGGCCCGCGAGGCAGAGCCGGCAGTCGCCGCACGGCGCCGAGTTCGCCGCGACGACCCGGTCGCCCTCCCTGAAGCGCCGGACTCCCGCGCCCGCGGCGGTCACCGTGCCGGCGAGCTCGTGGCCGAAGACGGTGGGGATCTTCGGGATCATCACCGGATGGCCGCGGCGGAGCGTCTTCACGTCGGTGCCGCAGGTGAGGGCGGCGTCGATCCGGACCACGAGCTCGCCCGCGGCGGGCTCGGGCACGGGAAGCTCCTCGTGCCGGAGGTCGTCGGGACCGTGGAAGACGACCGCCCTCACGGCGTCACGTACACCTTGAGCGCCTCGCGGCGGCGCATCAGGTCCACGCCGCGGTGGAGCCCGCCGAGCGAGATCCGGTGCGTGACGAGCCGCTCGGGCGCGACCGCGCCGCTCGCGATCAGCCGGAACGCCTCGGCGAGGTCGGCGGGCGAGGACGAGTAGGTCGCGGTGACCGTCAGCTCGCGATGGTAGAGCGTGTCGAGCCGGATCGGCAGGGCGTCCCCCGCGCCGCCGGCGAAGTAGTGGACGCTCCCGCCGTCGCGCAGGATCTCGGCGGCCCACGGCAGGACCTCGGAGCCGCCGCCGGTGACGATGACCTGGTCGGCGCCGCGTCCCTCGGAGAGCTCGCGCTGCGCCGCCGCCGCGACCTCCGCGGGCCCGGCCGCGGCCGCGCCCATGCGCTTGGCGACGTCGGCGCGCTCGGCGATCGGGTCGCAGCCGACGACGGTGACGCCCGCGTGGGCGAGGAGCCGTACGAACAGGCAGCCGATCGAGCCGAGCCCGAGGACCACGGTGGTGTCGCCCGGCTCGATGCGCGCGCGCCGCAGCGCCCGGAGGCAGCAGGCCAGCGGCTCGACGAACGACGCCGCCTCGTCACTCACGTGTCGGGGCACGCGGAACATCGCGTGCCGGACGTTCGGCGCGGGGACGCGGACGTACTCGGCGAAGCCCCCCGGGTCGAGGTTCGACGCCTTGAAGGCCGCGCACATGGACTCGCTGCCGCGGCGGCAGTAGTGGCAGTCGCCGCACGGCACGTGGTGGGCGGCGACGACCCGGTCGCCGATCGCGCAGCCGGCGACGCCCGCGCCGAGCGCCGCCACCTCGCCGACGACCTCGTGGCCGAGCACGGCGGGCACCCGCGTCCGCGGGTCCACGATCTTCGCGATGTCCGAGCCGCAGAGCCCGCAGCCCTTGAGGCGCAGCAGCACCTCGCCCTCGCCGATGACCGGGCGCGGCCACTCCTCGGCGGCGAGCCTGCCGCCCTCACGCAGGACCGCGGCCTTCATAGGCTCGCCCTCACGCGGCGCGCTCCTGGGCCGGGCGGCCGAACCGCGCCCCGACCCAGCAGCGAACGGCAATCGCGACTTTCCGCGCCGTCGGCACGACGATGCGCTCCCCGAAGACCTGGAAGCGTCGCGCCTCGATCTCCTCGAGGAGCGCCTGGTAGATCCGCCCCATGATCTCGGCGGGCACCAGGGCGCGCGCGTCGGCCGCCGGGAAGCTCGCGCGCGCAAGCCGGTAGAAACGCCGCGCCCGCTCCGCCTGGTGGGTCATGAGCGCCACGAACCGGTCCGTGTGCCGGCCCGCGCGCAGGTCCTCGAACGTCACGCCGAACTTCCGGAGGTCCTCCTGCGGGACGTAGACGCGCCCGTCCCGCGCGTCGGCGCCGACGTCGCGGATGATGTTCGTGAGCTGGAGCGCCGTGCCGAGGTGGATCGCGTAGTCGCGCGCGCGGGGGTCCGTGTAGCCGAAGATCTCGATGCAGCAGAGGCCGACGGCGGAGGCGACACGGTAGCAGTAGGGCCGGAGGTCCTCGGCGGTCTCGTACGCGACGCGGTCGAGGTCCATCTCGACGCCGTCGACGATCGCCAGCAGCGCGTCGCGCGGGATCGCGAACGCGCGCACCGCCGCCTGGAGCCGCCGCGCGAGCGGGTGCTCGGGCGCGCCGTCGGGCGCGTAGCAGCGCGCGACCTCGTCGCGCCAGCGCCCAAGCTCGCGGCGCCGCGCGGCGACGTCGGTCTCGCGGGCGGCGCCGAGGTCCGCGACGTCGTCCACCGTCCGGCAGAACGCGTAGACGGCGTAGAGGGCCTCGCGTCGCGGCCGCGGCAGCGTGAGGAACGCGTAGTAGAAGTTCGAGCGGCTCTTCCGGGTGAGACGCGCGGCGAGGTCGGCGATCATGCCGTCTTCCTCGCCCCGAGCTTGACATAGCCGTGCGCGGAAAACCACTCGGCCGCGTCGCCGAGCGCCACGCGCACGTCGGTCTGCGGCAGGCCGAGCTCCCGCACCGCCTTCGCCGGGCTGAAGTACATGCGCTTCCGGGCCATGCGCACCGCGGTGAGCGGCACCCTCGGCACGCCACCCGTCACGCGCGCGGCGGCCTCCATGGACAGGGCCGCCAGCCACGCGACCGCGTACGGGATACGCAGGCGCGGCGGGCGGATGCCGGTGATCTCCGACAGGAGCAGGCCGATCTCCGCGAGCGAGAGGTTCGCGTTGCCGAGGATGTACTTCTCGCCGACGCGGCCGCGCTCGGCCGCGAGGATGTGGCCGCGCGCGACGTCGCGCACGTGGACGAGGTTGAGCCCCGTGTCGAGCGTCGCGAACATCTTGCCGTCGAGGAAATCCGCCACCATCCGGCCCGTCGGCGTGGGCTTCACGTCCCAGGGGCCGACCGGCGCCGAGGGGTTCACGATCACGACCGGGAGCCCCTGCTGGGCGAAACCGAGGGCCACCTGCTCGGCGAGGAACTTCGAGGTCTTGTAGGGGCCGACCATGTCGCGCAGCGAGACCGGCGTGTCCTCCGTGCCCGGGGCGCCGTCCTTCGGCAGCCCGAGCGCGCCGACGGTCGACGTGTAGACGACGCGGCGCACGCCGTGCTCGGCAGCCGCCTCGAGGACGGCGCGGGTGCCGCCGACGTTGGCGCGATGGAGCTCCCCCGGGTCGCGGGCCCAGAGGCGATAGTCCGCCGCGACGTGGAAGACCGTGTCGGCGCCCCGCACCGCCCGGCGCAGCGAGGCGGGATCGAGGAGGTCGCCCTCGGCGATCTCGACGTCTAGCCCGGCGAGCGCCCGCCGGTCGCCCCGCGGCCGCGCGAGGACGCGCACCGCACGGCCGTCGTGGAGGAGCTCGCGGACCAGGTTCGCCCCGACGAAGCCGGTGCCCCCGGTGACGAGCGCCCGGGTCATTGTAGCGGGGTCCGCGAGGCCGGGGTGGACCGTGGGTGGCCTGAGAGAGGCGCGCGTGGCGTCATTGTCGCGAGGTCCGCGAGGCCGGGGGCACTCTAGGACCTCGCGATGCGGCCGAGGGCCTGCGCCACCGCCTTCAGCGCGGCGGCGGTGCCGCTCCGGAGCGTCATCGCGTCGGCGATCGCGCGCGGCCGCGCGAGCACCGCGCGGACCGCCCGCACGGTGCGGACGCGCCCGTCGGGCTCGACGACCGCCGCGAGGTCGGCGGGGACGCCCCGGTCCGCCGGATCGCTCACGCCGCGGATCACCGCCGCGGGGACGCCCCGCGCGCGCGCCCAGGCGAGGACCGCCGCCGACTCCATGTCGCACGCGAGCGCCCGCGTCTCGACCCACAGGCGCGCCTTCGCCGCCGGCGTCGTGACGACGTCGCTCACCGTCGCGAGCGCGCCGGCGCGCGCGAGCCCGCCGACCTCGACCGTCGCGAGGCGCTCGCCGCCCGGGCCCAGGACGGCCTCGGGCACGACGAGGTCGCCCTCGCGCAGCTCGGGCGACAGCGCGCCACAGACGCCCGCGGAGACCACGAGGGCGGGCGGCGCCAGACGGACGGCGCGCGTCTCGAGGAGGCGGGCGCGGGGGCCGACGCAGATCAGCTCGAGCGCGCCGGCGCCGAAGTGGGGCCAGTCGTCGCCGCCGAGCGCGGGCAGGCCGAGCAGGCGCGCGAGCGTGCGCGCCTCGAGGTCGACGGCGGTGAAGACCGCGACGCGGGTCACGCGCGCGACGCCGGCTTCTTGGACTCTTTGGCGCGGAGCCAGGCCGCGTAGGAGGTGCCGGCCGCCGTGTCCTTGCCGGTGAAGCGGATGGTGCGGATGTCGGCGTAGCGGATCTCGTAGGG comes from Candidatus Methylomirabilota bacterium and encodes:
- a CDS encoding acyloxyacyl hydrolase, which encodes MNRWTGLAAGVLALWALAAPAAAFDNTQTFAKGTYVLSVEGGRGAQFNLERHRTQSNLELFNLGVRTSLLPFESFGGDGPLRGALEIGVEPFYQRYTDPKPAFWAGLAAVFRYHFLALGRFVPYAELAGAAGGTDLQVKEIASDFSFLLWAGVGGSVFITDSTTLYAGYRYEHNSNGNTARPNRGWDSHVGVAGMSYYFR
- a CDS encoding zinc-binding dehydrogenase; the protein is MRAVVFHGPDDLRHEELPVPEPAAGELVVRIDAALTCGTDVKTLRRGHPVMIPKIPTVFGHELAGTVTAAGAGVRRFREGDRVVAANSAPCGDCRLCLAGRPNLCEDLLFVNGAYGEFIALPPRLVAKNVVPLGRGLSAARAAFAEPLACALLGVERARVESGQTVVIFGVGPLGCLLGLAAVARKARVVLVGKAGWRLDRVRELGIGECLDATGTEDVVGAIRSLTGGRGAEVAIDATGHPEVWEEAVDATGRGGSVVFFGGCAPGTSITLDTRRAHYEELTLLGAFHHTPELIRRAVDLMESGVLVPDGLITHRMPLEAVRQALDLMAKGEALKVLIEP
- a CDS encoding alcohol dehydrogenase catalytic domain-containing protein; translation: MKAAVLREGGRLAAEEWPRPVIGEGEVLLRLKGCGLCGSDIAKIVDPRTRVPAVLGHEVVGEVAALGAGVAGCAIGDRVVAAHHVPCGDCHYCRRGSESMCAAFKASNLDPGGFAEYVRVPAPNVRHAMFRVPRHVSDEAASFVEPLACCLRALRRARIEPGDTTVVLGLGSIGCLFVRLLAHAGVTVVGCDPIAERADVAKRMGAAAAGPAEVAAAAQRELSEGRGADQVIVTGGGSEVLPWAAEILRDGGSVHYFAGGAGDALPIRLDTLYHRELTVTATYSSSPADLAEAFRLIASGAVAPERLVTHRISLGGLHRGVDLMRRREALKVYVTP
- the hpnD gene encoding presqualene diphosphate synthase HpnD; its protein translation is MIADLAARLTRKSRSNFYYAFLTLPRPRREALYAVYAFCRTVDDVADLGAARETDVAARRRELGRWRDEVARCYAPDGAPEHPLARRLQAAVRAFAIPRDALLAIVDGVEMDLDRVAYETAEDLRPYCYRVASAVGLCCIEIFGYTDPRARDYAIHLGTALQLTNIIRDVGADARDGRVYVPQEDLRKFGVTFEDLRAGRHTDRFVALMTHQAERARRFYRLARASFPAADARALVPAEIMGRIYQALLEEIEARRFQVFGERIVVPTARKVAIAVRCWVGARFGRPAQERAA
- the hpnA gene encoding hopanoid-associated sugar epimerase, with translation MTRALVTGGTGFVGANLVRELLHDGRAVRVLARPRGDRRALAGLDVEIAEGDLLDPASLRRAVRGADTVFHVAADYRLWARDPGELHRANVGGTRAVLEAAAEHGVRRVVYTSTVGALGLPKDGAPGTEDTPVSLRDMVGPYKTSKFLAEQVALGFAQQGLPVVIVNPSAPVGPWDVKPTPTGRMVADFLDGKMFATLDTGLNLVHVRDVARGHILAAERGRVGEKYILGNANLSLAEIGLLLSEITGIRPPRLRIPYAVAWLAALSMEAAARVTGGVPRVPLTAVRMARKRMYFSPAKAVRELGLPQTDVRVALGDAAEWFSAHGYVKLGARKTA